A DNA window from Ignavibacteriales bacterium contains the following coding sequences:
- a CDS encoding LysM peptidoglycan-binding domain-containing protein has protein sequence MKKITVGILLLAVLFGCSTEKSVKTSHQPLPPNLPTINAAYLDTLSKDEMESAISDSLIADSTYDELTGQLLEAARQHYLNALDAEQAGDSVQSINEFEYAIGILNELAFYPNIENNQDFNDLSHSLVEDYEKYIANIDRLGSQTSIFALRQKLNELDELQPGQDEDTTIKVITTTSVPLVINGHVEKNIEFFRGKGRKHFEHWLYKGGLYFPMMRKIFREEGVPEELMHLSMVESGLNPIARSWAKAVGIWQFIKGTGKLYGLRGNFWFDERRDFEKATRAAARHLKDLYTEFGDWYLALAAYNSGAGRVFRAIRKSGSQDFWKLRPFLPKETRNYVPQYIAVTAMALDPEGYGFSVVPSDPLAYDYVTVDGSLDLSVLAKCAGTDVGTLKDLNPELLRWCTPPGINDYNLRIPAGKQSLFSENYTTIPSSEKRDWIVHKVRKRESLASIAKRYGITSDMIVEANRLPSKSIKAGKELIIPVPETANKYLASITDEGGDKSEKSNSVERVNISERKKGKSKVSYRIRKGDTLGKLAEWFDVRISDLRIWNGIPYGSSIKAGGILTIWVPKERAAEVTALSNVSETEHDKMLSSGEPEPKRYSEKKHAGPYWVKYKIKSGDNLGSIAKKYSVAIEDLRKWNGFTSSTIQAGQVIEVLIEGNGSLSMAAANDTGKNKKGLTYTVRRGDTLEKIAATFGVTIEQLRNWNRLRTSRIVVGQELFINS, from the coding sequence TTGAAAAAGATAACAGTTGGAATATTACTTCTCGCAGTGTTGTTTGGTTGCTCGACTGAGAAATCGGTTAAGACATCACATCAACCGTTACCACCCAACCTTCCAACAATAAATGCCGCCTACCTGGATACATTATCAAAAGATGAGATGGAATCGGCAATAAGCGACAGTTTGATTGCAGATTCTACTTATGATGAATTAACAGGCCAGTTACTGGAAGCGGCTCGTCAACATTATCTGAATGCCTTGGATGCAGAACAGGCAGGCGATTCAGTTCAAAGTATCAATGAATTTGAATATGCTATCGGAATTTTAAACGAACTTGCATTTTATCCGAATATCGAAAATAATCAGGATTTTAACGATCTATCTCATAGTCTCGTGGAAGATTATGAAAAATATATCGCGAACATCGATCGTCTTGGATCGCAAACCTCAATTTTCGCATTGCGGCAAAAATTGAATGAACTTGATGAGTTACAACCAGGACAAGACGAAGACACAACTATTAAAGTCATAACCACAACTTCAGTCCCTCTTGTTATTAATGGTCATGTTGAGAAGAATATAGAATTTTTCCGTGGAAAAGGAAGAAAGCATTTTGAACATTGGTTGTACAAAGGCGGCTTATATTTTCCGATGATGAGAAAAATCTTTCGGGAAGAAGGTGTGCCGGAAGAGTTAATGCATCTCTCGATGGTCGAAAGCGGCTTGAATCCGATCGCGCGTTCATGGGCGAAAGCCGTAGGAATATGGCAATTCATTAAAGGAACAGGAAAGTTGTACGGACTTCGAGGAAATTTTTGGTTTGATGAAAGAAGAGATTTCGAGAAAGCCACAAGAGCGGCTGCTCGTCATTTAAAAGATCTTTACACAGAATTCGGGGATTGGTATTTAGCGCTTGCCGCTTATAATTCTGGCGCCGGCAGAGTTTTTCGCGCAATAAGAAAAAGCGGCTCTCAAGATTTTTGGAAACTAAGACCCTTCCTCCCAAAGGAAACTAGAAATTATGTCCCTCAATATATTGCCGTAACGGCGATGGCGCTTGATCCGGAAGGATATGGTTTTTCAGTAGTTCCTTCGGATCCATTGGCGTATGATTATGTCACCGTTGATGGTTCGCTCGATTTATCTGTGCTTGCAAAATGTGCCGGCACTGATGTGGGAACTTTAAAAGATTTGAATCCGGAATTATTACGCTGGTGTACACCACCCGGGATCAATGATTACAATTTGAGAATTCCGGCTGGGAAACAATCATTATTTTCAGAAAACTATACCACCATTCCATCGAGTGAAAAACGTGATTGGATTGTCCACAAAGTTCGTAAACGCGAATCGCTCGCATCAATTGCGAAGCGGTATGGTATTACAAGTGATATGATCGTTGAAGCGAACAGATTGCCGTCCAAGTCAATCAAGGCGGGAAAAGAATTGATAATACCTGTTCCGGAAACCGCGAATAAATATTTAGCGTCGATCACCGATGAAGGTGGTGACAAAAGTGAAAAGTCGAACAGTGTAGAGCGGGTAAATATATCTGAAAGAAAAAAGGGGAAATCGAAAGTCTCCTACCGTATTCGCAAAGGAGATACACTCGGAAAATTAGCCGAATGGTTCGATGTTCGTATCTCTGATCTTAGGATATGGAATGGAATTCCATACGGAAGTTCAATCAAGGCGGGTGGAATATTGACCATATGGGTACCAAAAGAACGAGCCGCTGAGGTTACAGCATTAAGCAACGTTTCAGAAACCGAACATGATAAAATGCTTTCATCAGGTGAACCGGAACCAAAAAGATATTCGGAAAAAAAACACGCAGGTCCATACTGGGTGAAATATAAAATTAAATCAGGCGATAACCTTGGAAGTATAGCCAAAAAATATAGTGTGGCAATCGAAGACCTTCGGAAGTGGAACGGTTTTACATCATCTACCATTCAAGCCGGACAAGTTATCGAAGTGTTGATTGAAGGAAATGGTTCATTATCCATGGCAGCAGCCAATGATACAGGTAAGAATAAAAAAGGGTTAACATATACGGTGAGGCGGGGCGATACACTCGAGAAAATCGCCGCTACATTCGGCGTAACGATTGAACAGTTGCGTAACTGGAACAGGTTACGAACATCAAGAATAGTTGTTGGACAAGAATTGTTCATCAATTCTTGA
- a CDS encoding DegT/DnrJ/EryC1/StrS family aminotransferase: MKIPLADLKKQYQTIKPEIDSAIQNVIENTQFILGKAVSDFEQEFAKAHQVKHCIAVGSGTDALHAALWALDIGAGDAVVTTPFTFIATVEAISLTGAQPLFVDIEPKTYTMDPLKLDELLKSPQGKNVKAILPIHLYGQPTAMDEIQKIALKYNVKIIEDAAQSHLAMYDGKFVGNFGEAACFSFYPGKNLGAYGEAGGIITNNDEFAKKLRQLRDHGQSEKYKHQFWGHNYRMDGIQGAVLGVKLKYLAQWTAKRREIAAKYKQAFSGISDLIVPYESPKAVHVYHQFVLRTKKRAAFQQYLTDKEIGNALHYPIPIHFQEAYKHLGYKPGDFPVSEACANENISIPAHPEMTDEMVGYVIDNVNKYFIG; the protein is encoded by the coding sequence ATGAAAATCCCACTTGCAGATCTAAAAAAACAATATCAAACTATAAAACCGGAAATAGATTCCGCTATTCAAAATGTAATTGAAAACACGCAATTCATACTGGGTAAAGCTGTCAGTGATTTCGAGCAAGAATTTGCAAAAGCTCATCAAGTAAAACATTGCATTGCAGTCGGCTCTGGTACTGATGCACTCCACGCTGCTCTCTGGGCTTTAGATATTGGTGCTGGAGATGCGGTTGTAACAACACCTTTTACATTCATTGCGACCGTCGAAGCTATTTCTCTTACCGGCGCTCAGCCGCTTTTCGTCGATATAGAGCCGAAGACATACACGATGGATCCGTTAAAGTTAGACGAGTTATTGAAATCTCCTCAGGGTAAAAATGTGAAAGCCATACTGCCGATACATTTGTACGGTCAACCGACGGCTATGGATGAAATTCAGAAAATTGCTTTGAAATATAATGTAAAAATAATTGAAGATGCCGCTCAATCTCATTTGGCAATGTACGACGGAAAATTCGTAGGCAACTTTGGTGAAGCCGCCTGTTTCAGCTTTTACCCTGGTAAAAATTTAGGAGCGTATGGTGAAGCCGGCGGAATCATTACGAACAATGATGAGTTTGCAAAGAAACTCCGTCAACTTCGCGATCATGGTCAGTCTGAAAAGTATAAACATCAATTCTGGGGACACAATTACCGGATGGACGGAATACAAGGTGCTGTGCTTGGTGTTAAGCTGAAATATCTCGCACAATGGACAGCAAAGCGGAGGGAGATAGCAGCAAAGTATAAGCAGGCATTCAGCGGCATCAGCGATCTGATTGTGCCGTACGAGTCACCTAAAGCAGTTCACGTTTATCACCAATTTGTTTTGAGGACAAAGAAACGGGCGGCATTTCAACAATACCTTACAGATAAAGAAATTGGAAACGCGCTTCATTATCCTATTCCGATTCATTTTCAGGAAGCATACAAGCATCTCGGTTACAAGCCCGGTGATTTTCCTGTAAGCGAAGCGTGTGCAAACGAAAATATATCAATACCGGCGCATCCTGAGATGACGGATGAGATGGTTGGCTATGTAATTGATAATGTAAATAAATATTTTATTGGATAA
- a CDS encoding UDP-glucose/GDP-mannose dehydrogenase family protein, with protein sequence MKISVIGTGYVGLVVGTCFAETGNDVICADIDERKIKMLKKAKSPIYEPGLEELIKKNIIEKRITFTTNITHTIKSTDVIFLALPTPPMEDGSADLQHVLAVAKQIGQGMNGYKVVVNKSTVPVGTADRVKEAISKYTKHPFDVVSNPEFLKEGAAVMDFLKPDRIVVGTRSPRAIKAMEELYAPFIRTGKPFIVMDERSSELTKYAANSMLATKISFMNEIANLCELVGADVEMVRKGVGSDPRVGPQFLFAGVGYGGSCFPKDVSALVKTSEEYKYNFQILNSVIDVNKTQRLLFTKKISAHFKKNLKNKKIAVWGLSFKPNTDDMREAPSVTIIKELLKAGAKVHAYDPVAMHEAKRHLGNTITYAKRDYDALRDADALVVVTEWHEFRVPDFKKMKKLMRGNVVFDGRNIYDPIDMHKKGFKYFGIGRG encoded by the coding sequence ATGAAAATTAGCGTTATTGGAACCGGCTATGTAGGACTTGTTGTTGGAACTTGTTTTGCCGAGACCGGCAACGATGTAATCTGTGCCGACATTGACGAGCGAAAAATAAAAATGCTTAAAAAAGCAAAGTCACCTATCTACGAACCCGGTCTTGAAGAATTAATCAAAAAAAATATAATCGAGAAAAGAATCACATTTACAACGAATATAACCCATACAATCAAATCGACCGATGTTATATTTCTTGCGTTGCCAACTCCGCCAATGGAAGACGGCTCGGCAGACCTACAGCACGTGCTTGCCGTTGCAAAACAAATTGGACAAGGAATGAACGGTTATAAAGTAGTTGTGAATAAAAGCACCGTTCCTGTTGGCACTGCAGACAGGGTGAAAGAGGCAATCAGCAAATACACAAAACATCCGTTCGATGTCGTGTCAAATCCTGAATTTCTAAAAGAAGGCGCCGCAGTTATGGATTTTCTTAAACCCGACCGGATTGTTGTCGGTACCCGGAGTCCTCGCGCTATAAAGGCGATGGAAGAACTTTACGCCCCATTCATCAGAACAGGCAAACCATTTATCGTAATGGATGAACGAAGTTCCGAGTTAACAAAATATGCCGCAAACTCCATGCTTGCGACGAAAATCTCATTCATGAACGAAATTGCAAATTTGTGTGAGCTCGTTGGAGCCGATGTTGAAATGGTTCGCAAAGGTGTAGGCAGCGATCCGCGCGTCGGGCCACAATTCCTTTTTGCCGGAGTCGGATACGGCGGTTCTTGTTTCCCGAAAGATGTAAGCGCTCTCGTTAAAACATCTGAAGAGTACAAATATAATTTTCAAATATTGAATTCAGTCATTGATGTGAATAAAACACAGCGCCTCTTATTCACAAAAAAGATTTCCGCTCATTTCAAAAAGAATCTTAAGAATAAGAAGATTGCAGTGTGGGGTCTTTCTTTCAAGCCGAACACAGATGATATGCGGGAAGCACCTTCGGTAACAATTATCAAAGAATTACTGAAAGCCGGAGCAAAAGTTCATGCTTATGATCCTGTGGCTATGCACGAAGCAAAACGACATCTCGGTAATACCATAACATACGCGAAGCGCGATTACGATGCGCTTAGAGATGCCGACGCACTCGTTGTTGTAACGGAGTGGCACGAGTTCCGCGTACCCGACTTCAAAAAAATGAAAAAACTTATGAGAGGGAATGTAGTTTTCGACGGAAGAAATATTTACGATCCTATTGATATGCATAAAAAGGGATTTAAGTATTTCGGAATAGGTCGAGGATAA
- a CDS encoding SDR family oxidoreductase, producing MAMKIVSVVTGGAGFLGSHLCDRLLAEGHNVVCIDNLITGDTANIAHLVGHEKFSFVKHDITNYIFIDGQVDNVLHFASPASPIDYLKLPIQTLKVGSLGTHKALGLAKEKNARFLIASTSEVYGDPLVHPQEESYWGNVNPIGFRGVYDEAKRFAEAMTMAYHRFHNVDTRIVRIFNTYGPRMRINDGRAIPAFMSQAIRGEDVTVFGDGSQTRSVCYVDDLIDGIYKLLMSDITEPVNIGNPDELPMIDLAKEIIELTGSNSKIIFKELPEDDPKIRQPDITKAKKYLGWEPKVNRIEGLKKTLEYFRKKVS from the coding sequence ATGGCAATGAAGATTGTCTCGGTTGTTACAGGCGGTGCGGGCTTTCTTGGCTCGCACCTTTGTGACCGATTGCTCGCCGAAGGCCATAATGTAGTTTGTATCGATAATCTAATTACAGGTGATACAGCGAATATTGCCCATCTCGTTGGTCATGAAAAATTTTCGTTTGTCAAACACGACATAACAAATTACATATTCATCGACGGACAGGTGGATAATGTTTTACATTTCGCTTCACCTGCCAGCCCGATAGATTATTTAAAACTTCCGATTCAAACGTTAAAAGTCGGATCTCTTGGAACACATAAAGCGCTTGGATTGGCAAAGGAAAAAAATGCTCGTTTTCTGATCGCGTCAACATCGGAAGTTTACGGCGATCCGCTGGTTCATCCTCAGGAAGAATCGTATTGGGGGAATGTTAATCCGATCGGGTTTCGCGGAGTTTACGATGAAGCAAAAAGATTTGCTGAGGCAATGACGATGGCATATCACCGATTTCATAATGTTGATACCCGGATCGTACGCATATTTAACACGTATGGTCCCCGGATGCGAATAAACGATGGACGTGCGATTCCTGCTTTCATGTCGCAAGCTATAAGAGGAGAAGATGTAACAGTTTTTGGTGATGGAAGTCAGACGAGAAGTGTTTGTTATGTTGATGATCTGATCGACGGTATCTACAAACTGCTGATGTCCGATATTACGGAACCTGTTAATATCGGTAATCCTGATGAACTGCCGATGATCGATCTTGCCAAAGAAATAATTGAACTAACAGGGAGTAACAGTAAAATCATATTCAAAGAATTACCGGAAGATGATCCGAAAATTCGGCAACCGGATATCACGAAGGCGAAGAAATATCTCGGATGGGAACCAAAAGTGAACCGGATAGAAGGACTGAAAAAAACTTTGGAATATTTTCGGAAAAAAGTATCATAA
- a CDS encoding DUF2279 domain-containing protein, whose translation MISGIKSPVYFFLLLILGLGQTNAFSSDNYSTHPDPSDITFQNILIESDTTERVNSTRLALVGGTFLTTMAVIHIYQQNGWWKGNRAPFHFREDLVYGLWLDKIGHFYGGAILGYTMSKSLEWANVPEEKAVWIGSGGGLLFQSYVEIEDGFSKWGFDRVDWAFDLGGAALPVLKYYYPSLKNFDLKFSYHPSALLGNPGGIGFRGQKHLMVDDYEGQTFWLSFKVHNLIPESVEMYWPSFLCLSIGYGARGIADPNPRRVYYIAPDIDMTKIIPDNTKFLKALGEALNFIHLPMPAVQFSSNKPIWFGLYF comes from the coding sequence ATGATCAGTGGTATAAAATCGCCGGTTTATTTTTTCCTATTGCTGATTTTGGGGCTGGGGCAAACGAACGCTTTTTCTTCTGACAATTATTCGACTCATCCTGATCCATCGGATATAACATTCCAAAATATTCTGATCGAAAGTGACACTACTGAAAGAGTGAATTCAACTCGTCTTGCATTAGTTGGCGGCACTTTTCTTACTACGATGGCTGTGATACATATCTATCAGCAAAATGGGTGGTGGAAGGGTAACCGTGCCCCGTTTCATTTCAGAGAAGATTTAGTTTATGGTCTGTGGTTGGATAAGATCGGACATTTTTATGGAGGAGCGATTCTCGGTTATACGATGAGTAAATCGCTGGAGTGGGCTAATGTACCTGAAGAGAAAGCGGTCTGGATTGGTTCGGGTGGTGGATTGCTTTTTCAATCGTATGTTGAAATTGAGGATGGCTTTTCCAAGTGGGGATTTGACCGTGTGGATTGGGCTTTCGATCTCGGCGGTGCCGCACTTCCGGTTCTTAAATATTATTATCCTTCGTTGAAAAATTTTGATTTAAAATTCAGCTATCATCCTTCTGCTCTCCTGGGTAATCCCGGAGGTATAGGATTCAGAGGGCAAAAGCATTTAATGGTGGATGATTATGAGGGACAAACATTTTGGCTTAGTTTCAAAGTCCATAATCTTATCCCTGAAAGTGTTGAAATGTACTGGCCTTCATTTTTGTGCTTATCAATCGGATATGGCGCAAGGGGTATCGCCGATCCTAATCCGCGCCGGGTTTATTATATCGCGCCGGATATTGATATGACAAAGATAATCCCGGATAACACCAAATTTTTAAAAGCACTCGGTGAAGCGCTGAACTTTATTCATCTTCCTATGCCTGCTGTTCAATTCTCTTCTAATAAACCGATCTGGTTCGGATTGTATTTTTAA
- a CDS encoding manganese efflux pump, which translates to MDIITIILIAFGLSMDAVAVAIGMGLSIHTLRIQHGLIIGLFFGFFQSIMPVIGWAAGRSFQSVMMTADHWIAFALLTIIGLKMIYESIKIKSEEDDVKSLTIYSLFTLSVATSIDAFAIGISFAMLEMSIVTPIIIIGCITFILSFLGVGFGKHVGKLLPKKIEIVGGIVLIAIGIKILIEHVGNF; encoded by the coding sequence TTGGACATAATCACAATCATATTGATAGCTTTTGGTTTGTCTATGGATGCCGTCGCTGTTGCGATCGGGATGGGTTTGTCTATTCACACTTTAAGAATTCAACATGGATTGATAATCGGATTATTCTTTGGCTTCTTTCAATCGATTATGCCTGTGATAGGATGGGCAGCGGGAAGATCATTTCAATCGGTAATGATGACAGCAGATCATTGGATCGCATTTGCGTTGTTAACAATAATCGGTTTGAAAATGATTTACGAATCTATAAAAATTAAATCAGAAGAAGATGATGTAAAATCTCTTACGATATATTCTCTATTTACATTATCTGTGGCAACCAGTATCGATGCATTCGCAATTGGAATAAGCTTCGCTATGCTCGAGATGTCTATTGTAACGCCGATAATAATTATTGGATGTATAACATTTATTCTCTCATTCCTGGGGGTTGGTTTTGGAAAGCACGTAGGGAAATTATTACCTAAAAAAATTGAGATTGTTGGCGGAATTGTATTGATCGCGATCGGTATCAAAATACTTATCGAGCATGTCGGGAATTTCTGA
- the msrA gene encoding peptide-methionine (S)-S-oxide reductase MsrA has protein sequence MRHSNSFLNSILCIIIVTFLGISSSKTGNRSMQNPENHSAINRESDTLETVTLGAGCFWCVEAIFQNLEGVYSVVSGYSGGTVKNPTYEDVCTGKTGHAEVAQIKYDPRMLSFDELLEVYWSSHDPTTLNRQGSDVGTQYRSVIFYHNPRQKELAEKYKKKLNSEHAFENPVITEISAIKEFYKAENYHQNYFNENPNKPYCQFVIRPKLEKFEKIFKNKIKKKH, from the coding sequence ATGAGACACTCGAACAGCTTTTTAAATTCTATATTATGTATCATTATCGTTACGTTTTTAGGCATATCAAGTTCAAAAACGGGAAATCGTTCTATGCAAAATCCTGAGAATCATTCTGCAATAAATCGAGAATCAGACACATTGGAAACAGTAACACTTGGTGCAGGTTGTTTCTGGTGTGTTGAGGCAATCTTTCAGAATTTGGAAGGTGTGTATTCGGTTGTGTCAGGTTATTCAGGTGGAACTGTAAAAAATCCTACATACGAAGATGTTTGCACCGGCAAAACAGGTCATGCCGAAGTTGCGCAGATAAAATATGACCCAAGAATGTTATCATTCGATGAATTGCTGGAAGTGTACTGGTCGAGTCATGATCCAACAACTCTGAACAGGCAAGGATCGGATGTTGGTACGCAATATCGGTCGGTTATCTTCTACCATAATCCGCGCCAAAAAGAGTTGGCGGAAAAGTATAAGAAGAAACTGAATTCTGAGCATGCTTTTGAAAATCCGGTTATCACCGAGATAAGTGCCATAAAAGAATTTTATAAAGCAGAAAATTATCATCAAAATTATTTCAATGAGAACCCGAATAAACCTTATTGCCAATTTGTAATACGACCAAAGCTGGAAAAATTTGAAAAGATATTTAAAAACAAAATTAAAAAGAAGCATTAA
- a CDS encoding peroxiredoxin, translating to MLTTGTKAPEFKLFDTERKERSLSEFLTSKTLLAFYPGAFTGVCTKELCAFRDAMANFNNLNAQVVGISVDGPFANKAFADQNKLSFPLLSDYTSEVSKIYGGVHYDFAGLKGYTASKRAVFIIDKNGIVKYSWITDNPGVEPPYDEINKALASM from the coding sequence TTGTTAACAACTGGAACTAAAGCACCTGAATTTAAATTATTTGACACTGAAAGAAAAGAGCGTTCTCTTTCAGAATTTTTAACAAGTAAAACTCTTCTTGCATTTTATCCGGGCGCATTCACCGGCGTTTGCACGAAGGAACTATGCGCGTTCAGAGATGCGATGGCAAACTTTAATAATTTAAACGCGCAGGTCGTTGGGATCAGTGTTGATGGACCGTTTGCTAATAAAGCATTTGCCGATCAAAATAAATTATCGTTCCCCCTTTTGAGCGATTATACTTCCGAGGTCAGTAAAATTTACGGCGGTGTTCACTATGACTTTGCGGGATTGAAAGGATATACGGCATCGAAACGTGCTGTTTTCATCATAGATAAAAATGGAATCGTAAAATATTCATGGATTACAGACAATCCCGGGGTAGAGCCACCGTACGATGAAATCAATAAAGCTTTAGCTTCAATGTAA
- the bcp gene encoding thioredoxin-dependent thiol peroxidase, translated as MAHLKINDKAPLFTLPATSGKEISLSDLKGKKVILYFYPKDDTPGCTKEACAFRDNFARVKKKGAVVLGISKDSLASHNKFKEKYDLTFPLLSDEKLEVLKSYGVWKMKSMMGRKYMGIERTTVIIDEDGKIIHIFPKVKVDGHVEEVLKVI; from the coding sequence ATGGCGCATCTCAAGATAAACGATAAAGCACCTTTATTCACACTTCCCGCAACAAGCGGGAAAGAAATATCGCTAAGCGATTTAAAAGGTAAAAAGGTGATCCTATATTTTTATCCAAAAGATGACACGCCCGGCTGTACAAAAGAAGCATGTGCGTTCCGCGATAATTTTGCGCGTGTGAAGAAGAAAGGTGCGGTTGTGTTGGGGATCAGCAAGGATTCATTGGCTTCGCACAATAAATTTAAAGAGAAATATGATTTAACATTTCCACTGCTTAGCGATGAAAAATTAGAAGTACTGAAATCGTACGGAGTTTGGAAAATGAAATCAATGATGGGGAGAAAATATATGGGAATTGAACGAACTACTGTCATTATCGATGAAGATGGTAAAATAATTCATATCTTCCCCAAAGTTAAAGTAGACGGACATGTTGAAGAAGTACTGAAAGTTATATAA
- a CDS encoding redoxin domain-containing protein, with protein sequence MENKQLNIGASVPDFTLETYDPAKGDFSEISLEVIKKKKKWTVLFFYPADFTFVCPTELADLANIHKELKELGVEVISVSTDTKFSHLGWVQAEHLMKNVKYQMGADPTGKVSRMFGVYDEASGLALRGTFIISPAGMLVGSEINYFNNGRNAEELLRKMKANVYLADHPNEACPAKWEDGDKTLKPSAKLVGKVYEALK encoded by the coding sequence ATGGAAAATAAACAATTGAACATCGGCGCGTCAGTGCCAGATTTTACACTCGAAACATATGATCCGGCCAAAGGTGATTTCAGCGAAATATCACTCGAAGTAATCAAGAAAAAGAAAAAGTGGACGGTTCTTTTTTTCTATCCGGCAGATTTTACATTTGTTTGTCCAACCGAGTTGGCAGACCTGGCGAATATTCACAAAGAATTGAAAGAGCTTGGTGTAGAAGTGATATCGGTCAGTACCGATACAAAATTCAGTCATTTAGGATGGGTGCAAGCTGAACACCTCATGAAAAATGTGAAGTACCAGATGGGTGCAGACCCGACCGGTAAGGTATCCAGAATGTTTGGTGTGTACGATGAAGCAAGCGGATTGGCGTTGCGCGGAACATTCATCATCAGTCCGGCAGGGATGCTCGTTGGATCTGAAATTAATTATTTCAATAACGGTAGAAATGCCGAAGAACTTCTCCGAAAGATGAAAGCAAATGTTTACTTAGCCGATCATCCAAACGAAGCATGTCCCGCGAAATGGGAAGATGGCGATAAAACATTGAAGCCCAGTGCGAAACTCGTTGGTAAAGTTTACGAGGCATTGAAATAG
- a CDS encoding 6-carboxytetrahydropterin synthase: protein MIYLTRREHFCSSHQLSNPKFSDKENFEIYGKCAYPHGHGHNYELEVTVIGEPDKDTGMILDLKKLSEIIDREILDKVDHKHLNIDVDFLKGVIPTAENLCVIFWNILASKIPAGKLYSIKVYETPNNYAEYRGGK, encoded by the coding sequence ATGATTTACCTGACCCGAAGAGAACATTTTTGTTCTTCACATCAGTTATCGAATCCGAAGTTCTCCGATAAGGAGAACTTCGAGATTTACGGTAAATGCGCGTATCCACATGGACACGGACATAATTATGAACTGGAAGTAACGGTTATTGGTGAACCCGATAAAGATACAGGAATGATTTTGGATTTGAAAAAACTTTCCGAAATAATCGACAGGGAAATTCTTGACAAAGTAGATCATAAACATCTTAATATTGATGTTGATTTCTTAAAAGGAGTGATTCCTACCGCTGAAAATCTCTGTGTAATATTTTGGAATATCCTTGCATCAAAAATTCCTGCAGGGAAACTTTATTCGATTAAAGTTTATGAAACGCCGAACAATTATGCTGAATACAGAGGTGGTAAATGA
- the folE gene encoding GTP cyclohydrolase I FolE, with amino-acid sequence MKKNNRDPVKLEKVVKEMLNLIGEDSRREGLAQTPKRVAEAWEFLTSGYHQDVNKVLNGAVFTEKYDEMVIVKDIDFFSMCEHHLLPFYGKAHIAYIPTGKIVGLSKIPRLVEVFSRRLQVQERMTQQIADTLFKTLEPDGVAVVIEARHLCMMMRGVEKQNSVATTSAMLGSFRDDERTRNEFLKLINSKLG; translated from the coding sequence ATGAAAAAAAATAATCGAGATCCGGTGAAGCTTGAGAAAGTTGTTAAAGAGATGCTTAATCTGATTGGAGAAGATTCGCGGCGTGAAGGTTTAGCGCAAACACCTAAGCGCGTTGCTGAAGCATGGGAATTTCTCACCAGCGGTTACCATCAGGACGTGAACAAAGTTTTAAACGGTGCAGTATTTACTGAAAAATACGATGAGATGGTTATCGTCAAGGATATCGATTTTTTCAGCATGTGCGAGCATCATTTGCTGCCGTTCTATGGTAAAGCTCATATAGCTTACATTCCGACAGGGAAAATAGTCGGGTTGAGTAAAATTCCCCGTCTTGTTGAAGTGTTCAGCCGCCGGCTTCAGGTGCAGGAACGAATGACACAACAGATAGCCGATACGCTTTTCAAAACGCTTGAACCGGATGGAGTTGCTGTTGTAATTGAAGCGAGGCATTTGTGTATGATGATGCGCGGCGTGGAAAAACAAAATTCGGTTGCCACAACGAGTGCCATGCTAGGTTCCTTTCGCGATGATGAACGAACCCGCAATGAGTTTTTAAAACTCATAAATTCCAAATTAGGATAG